One Desulfovibrio sp. JC010 genomic window carries:
- a CDS encoding MarC family protein → MKEYIQAVITILALVNPLVCVAIFSDCVQNIPAEQKIKEALKALTAIGAVLFASALFGMAILKNFGISMAAFSCAGGGILAWIGANMLTPGQNDSTGNGTAQPSETSLSPLILFAASPGTITAVITISAAHGSHTLPITAIAGVVIALAVLAAALLFTARFSKGQKEKSGTRKMISSYMGVLIIAMGVQFVMTGISEFSK, encoded by the coding sequence ATGAAAGAATACATCCAAGCAGTTATAACCATCCTCGCTCTGGTCAACCCGCTGGTCTGCGTCGCAATATTCAGCGACTGTGTACAGAATATCCCTGCCGAGCAAAAAATAAAAGAAGCACTTAAAGCACTTACAGCAATCGGTGCAGTACTCTTTGCTTCCGCCCTGTTCGGAATGGCAATACTCAAAAACTTCGGCATATCCATGGCGGCCTTCTCCTGTGCAGGCGGGGGCATCCTCGCATGGATCGGGGCAAACATGCTTACTCCGGGACAAAACGATTCCACCGGCAATGGAACCGCGCAACCCAGTGAAACTTCACTTTCCCCGCTGATCCTTTTTGCCGCAAGCCCCGGAACCATCACCGCAGTGATAACTATCTCGGCTGCGCACGGCAGCCACACCCTGCCCATAACCGCCATTGCGGGAGTAGTCATAGCACTGGCTGTTCTGGCTGCGGCACTTTTATTTACCGCCAGATTTTCAAAAGGACAAAAAGAAAAGAGCGGAACACGAAAGATGATTTCAAGCTACATGGGAGTCCTGATTATTGCCATGGGCGTCCAGTTCGTGATGACCGGGATAAGTGAATTTTCCAAATAA